In a genomic window of Scyliorhinus torazame isolate Kashiwa2021f chromosome 5, sScyTor2.1, whole genome shotgun sequence:
- the LOC140420151 gene encoding uncharacterized protein isoform X2 produces MEKQWKCGDCGQGFRAPSELETHQRSHTGERPFTCSVCGKGFSDSSNLLAHQRVHTGERPFTCSDCGVGFSRSSQLLTHQTVHNGERPFTCSECGKGFTRLCNLLRHNITHTQERPFKCSDCGSGFKSSQDLMTHQRVHTEERPFSCSECTKRFRKSSVLRRHQLVHTGERPFTCSDCGMGFFRSTHLQTHQRVHTGERPFICSQCGKRFTQLINLQTHQRVYTGERPFICSQCGKRFTQLINLQTHKRIHTGERPFTCSECEKEFTQLSSLQRHQRVHTGERPFTCSVCGKGFTRSTSLLIHQQVHK; encoded by the coding sequence ggattcagagccccatctgagctggaaactcatcaacggagtcacactggggagaggccgttcacctgctctgtgtgtgggaagggattcagtgattcatccaacctgctggcacaccagcgagttcacacaggggagaggccattcacttgctctgactGTGGGGTGGGATTCAGTcgttcatcccaactgctgacacatcagacagttcacaatggggagaggccattcacctgctcggagtgtggaaagggattcactcggttatgcaacctgctgagacacaatATCACTCATACCcaggagagaccctttaaatgctctgactgcgggaGCGGCTTCAAAAGCTCTCAGGACCTGATGactcaccagcgcgttcacactgaggagagaccgttcagctgctctgaatgcacaaagaggtttagaaagtcatctgtactgcggagacaccagctggttcacactggggagaggccattcacctgctctgactgtgggatgggattcttTCGGTCAacccacctacagacacaccagcgagttcacactggggagaggccgttcatctgctctcagtgtgggaagagatttactcagttaatcaatctgcagacacaccagcgagtttacactggggagaggccgttcatctgctctcagtgtgggaagagatttactcagTTAATCAATCTGCAGACACacaagcgaattcacactggggagaggccattcacctgctcggagtgtgagaaggaattcactcagttatccagcctgcagagacaccagcgagttcacacaggggagaggccctttacctgctcggtgtgtgggaagggattcactcggtccacatccctgctgatacaccagcaggttcacaagtga